From Pirellulales bacterium, the proteins below share one genomic window:
- a CDS encoding recombinase family protein: MGSLAHLLKNRFYLGEVPYRGEVHRGEHEPILTRDLFEAVQAKRAANAVARHVRLRGAAAILTGRLFDDRGNHMGPTHANKLGVRYRYYVSQAILQNRKVEAGSIARVPAPEVETLARDRPSHRPHRVGRPR, from the coding sequence GTGGGATCGCTCGCCCATCTGCTCAAGAACCGGTTCTACCTCGGCGAGGTCCCCTATCGGGGTGAGGTGCATCGCGGCGAGCATGAGCCGATCCTCACCCGCGATTTGTTCGAGGCCGTGCAGGCCAAGCGCGCCGCCAACGCCGTCGCCCGGCATGTCCGGCTCAGGGGCGCTGCCGCCATTTTGACCGGCCGCCTCTTTGACGACCGCGGCAACCACATGGGCCCGACGCATGCGAACAAGCTCGGCGTGCGTTACCGGTACTATGTGTCGCAGGCGATTTTGCAGAATCGGAAGGTCGAAGCAGGCAGCATCGCCCGCGTGCCGGCCCCCGAGGTCGAGACCCTCGCGCGAGATCGGCCGTCTCATCGGCCGCACAGAGTGGGGAGGCCGCGA
- a CDS encoding c-type cytochrome, whose product MRAGADAGSGQLIFNNACRTCHTTKEGDNRLGPNLHNIIGRKAGSVPNFGYSSAMKGADFVWDTGKLDSFIAKPDEVVPGNNMKPYGGLASAEDRTKLIAFLQSTTD is encoded by the coding sequence GTGCGCGCGGGCGCCGACGCCGGGTCGGGGCAACTGATATTCAACAACGCATGCCGAACCTGCCATACGACCAAGGAAGGCGACAATCGCCTGGGTCCGAACCTACACAACATCATCGGAAGGAAAGCCGGTTCGGTGCCGAACTTCGGCTATTCCAGCGCTATGAAGGGCGCGGACTTCGTGTGGGACACGGGAAAGCTCGACAGCTTCATCGCGAAACCCGATGAGGTCGTGCCTGGCAACAACATGAAGCCGTATGGTGGGCTCGCGTCGGCCGAGGACCGCACCAAGTTGATTGCTTTTTTGCAGTCCACCACCGATTGA